In the genome of Nonomuraea sp. NBC_00507, the window GCGATCGGCCTGTTCAACACGGTCATCAACTTCGTGTTCCTGATCGCCGCGAACGCGATCGCCCGCCGCGTATCGAACTGGAGCCTGTGGTGAGCGCGACCCACGTGCAGAGCAAGGGATTCCTCCGCAAGAAGACACCGGGCGACGTCGTCTTCATGCTCGTCTTCGGCCTGTTGTGCGTGGCGATCCTCTTCGCCGTCGTCTACCCGGTCTACTTCGTGATGATCGCTTCGGTGAGCAACCCGTCCCTCATCTCCACCGGCGAGGTGTGGCTGTGGCCGAAAGAGGTGAACTTCTTCGGGTATCAGCAGATCTTCGACGACGATCGGATCTGGACGGGCTATGGCAACACGTTGCTCTACAGCGTGGTCGGAACCGCGCTGAACCTCGTCGTGACCCTCCCGGCGGCGTACGCGTTGTCGCGGCCGGAGTTTCGCCCACGGCGGGTCCTCATGCTGTTCTTCGTGTTCACGCTGTTCTTCAACGGTGGCCTGATCCCGACGTATCTGCTCTATCGCGATCTCGGCCTGCTGGACAACTGGCTCGTGTTCATCCTGCCGCCCGCGGTGAACGTCTACAACCTCATCATCACCCGGGCGTTCTTCGAGCACTCGCTGCCGAAGGAGCTGTTCGAGGCGGCGATGATCGACGGGGTTTCCTATCTGCAGTACTTCGCCAAGGTCGCGCTGCCGCTGTCCAAGGCGATCATCTCGGTCATCGGCCTGTACTACCTGGTCCAGCACTGGAACGACTTCTTCACCGGCCTGGTGTTCGTCCGCGACAACAGCCTGCAGCCGCTGCAGATCGTGCTGCGTGACATCCTGCTGTCCAACCAGGCGTTCGCCGGTGGCGCCGGAACCGGCGGAGGCAGCGGCGTCGGCTACGACCAGCAGTATGCCGACCAGATCAAGTACGGCGTGATCGTCGTCTCCAGTCTCCCGGTCCTGGTGCTCTACCCGTTCCTCCAGCGCTACTTCGAGAAGGGCGTCCTCATCGGGTCGGTGAAAGGCTGATGAAACGCGTCCTCACCTGGCACACGAGGGCGGGCGAGGTGGGCCTGCTGCTGCTCAAGCTGCACCTCCTGTGGGTCGTATGGAGCCTGGCCGGTGGCATCGTGCTCGGCGTCTTCCCGGCGACCGCCGCCGTGTACGGCGTCATCCGCCGCGAGCTCCTCGGGTCCGCCCGGCCTGGTGAATTCCGCCGGCTCTGGCGGCAGGAGTTCCGCACCGCCAACGTGGTGGGGTACGTCTTCACGGCGGCCTGGGCGGTGCTCCTGGTGGACCGGCGACTCCTCGAAACCGCCGACCTCGGTGTCGTCGAGCCATTGCTCGGCGCGGCGCTCTGGCTGATCACCCTGTTCGTGTCGGGTATGAGTGTGAACGTGTGGATCCTCGCCGCCCACTTCGCCGAAGGACCGTTGGCGCTCGTCCGCCGCAGTGCGATCCTCGTCCTCGCCCGCCCGGTCCAGGCGATGGTGACACTGCTCGCGGTCGGCGTGATCCTGTGCGTGTACTACGTCGTCCCGGGGCTGGTCCCCGTCTTCGGCGTGGCACTGCCCGCTTTCGTCTCTTTCGCCTATGTCTGGGGCACCGCGGTCCTCCCTACCGCTCCGGCCTCGTGACAGGCTGCGGAGATCGGCCTTTTGGACAACCTCGTTGGGAGCCTTCATGACTATGACCTCTGCCGCTGCCATGCGCACGCGCGAACCGCTGCCGCTGACCGCCGTGACCATTGATGACCGGTTCTGGACGCCACGCCGTGAGCTGATCCGCACCCGTACGCTGCGGCAGCAAGAAGGCCAGATGCGCCGGCCCGGTCAGCAGTTCGACGCCCTGACCCTGACGTGGCGGCCGGGGGACCCGCACGAGCCGCACATCTTCTGGGAGAGCGACGTCGCCAAGTGGATCGAGGCCGCGAGCCACTGCCTGGCCACCACCGATGACCCCGAGCTGGACCAGGCCGTCGACGAGGCGATCGAGCTGCTGGCCGGTGCGCAGCAGGACGACGGCTACCTCAACGTGTACTTCACCGTCGTCAAGCCGGGACAACGCTTCACCGACCTGCGCGACGCCCACGAGCTCTACTGCGCCGGCCATCTCATCGAAGCCGGCGTCGCCCACTTCGAGGCCACCGGGAAGACCCGGCTGCTTGACATCGTGCGGCGCTACGCCGACCTCATCGACACCGTCTTCAGCCCCGATGGCCCCTGCGCCGGAGGCTATGACGGGCACCAGGAGATCGAGCTCGCGCTGGTCAAGCTCTACCGCGTCACCGGCGAGCGCCGCTACCTCGACCTCAGCCGGCGGCTCATCGAGTGGCGCGGACAGCAGCCCTACTACTTCGAGCTGGAGCTGCAGCGCCGCGGCACCCCGGGCTACTTCGGCACCACGCTGCCCCGGCGACCCGAGCAGACGCGGCGGTTCGGCGAGTACAACCAGAGCCACCAGCCCGTGGCCGACCAGGCCGAGGTCGTCGGCCACTCGGTCCGCGCCATGTACATGTACAGCGCGATGACCGACCTGGCCGACGAGTACGGAGACGACCGGCTGCTCCAAGCCGTGCGGCGACTGTGGACCAACCTCACCACCAAGAAGCTGTACATCACCGGCGGAATGGGCTCCGACCCCAGCATCGAGGGCTTCGGACCCGCCTACGACCTGCCCGACGCCCACGGCTACGCCGAAACCTGCGCCTCCATCGGTCTCGTCCAATGGGCGCAGCGGATGAGCAACCTCACCGGCCACGGCCACTACATCGACACCCTCGAACGCGCCCTCTACAACGGCGTCCTCAGCGGCGCCTCCGCCGACGGCACCCGCTACTTCTACGGCAACCCGCTCGCGAGCGGCGGCACCGTCGCCCGGCAGGAATGGTTCGACTGCGCCTGCTGCCCGCCCAACCTCGCCCGGCTGATCAGCGAGCTCGGCCGCTACGTCTACGTCCAGGGACCCGACGAAGCCGTCGTCAACTTGTACGTAGCCGGCACCGGGCGCTTCACCCTCTCCGGAGGTGAGGTCACCCTCCGCCAGGACACCAGCTATCCCCAAGACGGCCGCCTCACCGTCACCGTCGCCCCTGCCGACGACGAAGCCGAGTTCACCCTGGCCATCCGCATCCCCGGCTGGAGCCGGCAACCCACCGTCACCGTCAACGGCGAACCCGTTCACCAGCCCATCCTGCGCGACGGCTACCTCACCCTGTCCCGCCGCTGGCGGGCCGGCGACCTGGTCGAGATCGACCTCGGCATGGAAGTCCGCCGGACCTGGGCACACCCCGCCGTCGCCTCCGCCGCCGGCAAGGTCGCCCTCGAGCGCGGGCCGGTCGTGTTCTGTCTGGAGGGCGTCGACCACGACCACGCCGTCCACACCCTCGCCCTCGCCCGCGACGTCCCCATTCGCGCAGTCCCCGACGAGCGGACCGGCGTGGTCACCCTGCACGCCGACGCCACCGCCGACGCCACCGCCGGCGACCAGCTGTACGGCAGCCACTCGCCCGGCCAACGGAGCGCCGCACTGACCGCGGTGCCCTACTTCTCCTGGGCCAACCGCGGCCTCTCCGACATGACCGTCTGGATCCGGGACGGCGGCGGAGCCAGCGCGGCGCCCGCACAGACCGCGCGGAAGCCGGGAGAAAACCACTCCGTATGAACAGAGGTCACGATCTACGATAGGGCCGCGTGAGTGGAAGATTGCGTCAGGTCGCGGCCGACAACGAGCGGATCGTCGCCGAAGGCTCCTACTCGGCCGCCGACGGCACGGCCGTGGAGGTGGGTGCCGTGCTGCGGGCCGCGGTTGCCGGAACCGTGAGTCACCCGCCGGACGGCCCCCTGGATCGGCCGGCGGCCGGTGCGTACCGGACGGTCTTCGAGGTCACCGGCGAGAGCAGCCTGCAGGCGGCGCGGCGGCTGCACCGGGAGGGGGCGGCCGGGATCGCCGTGCTGAACTTCGCCTCCGCCCGCAACCCGGGAGGCGGCTACCTCGGCGGCGCGAAGGCCCAGGAGGAGGACCTGTGCCGCCACGCCCTGCTCTACCCGTGCCTTCTCCAGGCGCCCGATTACTACGCCGCACACCGGGCCTCGCCCGATCTGCTCTACAGCCACCGCGTCATCTGGTCGCCCGGCGTGCCGGTGCACCGTGACGAGGGCGGCCGGCTGCTGGCCGAGCCGTTCCTGGTCTCGTTCCTCACCTGCCCGGCGCCCAACGCCGGGCAGGTGCTGCGCCGCGACCCGGGTGCGGGTGAGCAGATCCGGCAGGCGCTCCACGAGCGGGCGGGGCGCGTCCTGGCCGTCGCGGCGCATCACGGCGCCCGCGCGCTGGTGCTCGGGGCGTGGGGCTGCGGTGTGTTCCGCAACGATCCACGCGAGGTCGCCGGGGCCTTCCACACCCACCTGGCCGGGGGCGGCGCCTTCGCGGCGGTGTTCGAGCGGGTGGTGTTCGCCGTATGGGACCGGATGCCGGACTCGGCGAACCGCGCCGCGTTCGCCGAGCGGTTCCCGACCTCACGAACCTGAAGGTGCCGGCTCGGGCGCGGTTGCCCGAGCCGGAGCTCACGGCTCGTTCACGATCAGCGCGGCTATTTCACGATCAGCAGGTGTTCGCCGCGAGGGACGAGTTCGCCTATCACCGGGAATCCGGGGATCTCGCCCGCGACGAGCAGGCCGCCCGAGGTCTGCGCGTCGGCGAGGAGCAGCAGCTCGTCCTCCGGCAGGTCGCCGAAGTCGCCATGGGGGGAGACCCAGTCGAGGTTCCTCCGGGATCCGCCGCTGACGTAACCGTCGCGGATGGCCTCGCGGGCTCCGTCCAGGTAGGGGACGGCGGCGCTGTGGACGACCGCGGTCACGCCGCTCGCCCTGGCCAGTTTGTAGAGGTGGCCGAGCAGGCCGAAACCCGTGACGTCCGTGGCGCACCGGATCCCGGTGGCCAGCGCCAGCCGGGAGGCGTCACGGTTGAGGGTCGTCATCGTGGCGACCGCCTCGGGGAAGACCTCCCCGGTCGCCTTGTGCCGCGTGTTGAGCACCCCGAGGCCGAGGGGCTTGGTCAGGGTGAGGGGGAGCCCGGGCTCGCCCGCGTCCACGCGCAGCAGCCGGCCGGGGTCGGCCAGGCCCGTGACGGCCAGCCCGTACTTCGGGTGGGGGTCGTCGATGCTGTGGCCCCCCGCGAGATGGCACCCCGCCACCTGCGCCATCGCGGAACCGCCGCGCAGCACCTCGCGGGCGAGCTCCAGGGGGAGGACGCCGCGGGGCCAGCCGAGGAGGTTCAGGGCTATGACGGGCTCGCCGCCGACCGCGTAGACGTCGGAGAGCGCGTTCGTGGCCGCGATCCTTCCGAAGTCGTACGGATCGTCCACGACGGGGGTGAAGAAGTCCGTCGTCGCGACGATGGCCCGGCCTTCGCCTTCCATTTGGAGCACCGCGGCGTCGTCCCCCTGGTCGATCCCCAGGAGTATCCGGCCCGCCGTCGCAGACGGGGGCGGGGTGAGCCCGGCGACCAGGTCCTCCAACTCGCCGGGAGGGATCTTGCAGCTGCAGCCGCCCCCGGTGCCGTATTGCGTGAGCCTGATGGCGTTCATACGGTCTATGATCCACCTTCGATCAGCGGACGGGCTCCACGCCGGACGCGGCCGGCCGGCTACTCGGCGTCGTCCCAACGGCGGGCGTTGTCGTCATTGAGCGTGCCCGGAGGATCCGGTATGACGCAGAACGGCAGGCCTGCCGGGTCCTGCATGACCCACCAACGATCGTGCACGAATTGCACGCGTTTCGCGCCCAGTCTCTCCAACCGGGCGACCTCCGCCTCCACGTCGTCGGTGTGGATGTCGAGGTGCACCCGGCCCGGCCCCTCCTCGAGCCGCTGGACCAGCAGCCCGAACTCGCCGCTGCCCAGGTCGGCGCCGTGGTATTCGGGAAAGCCGGCGAACTGCGTCAGCGTCTGACCGGTCGCGGCCTGCCAGAATCCGACCTCCTTGGCATGGTCGGCCTCGTTGACGTCGATCACGATCTTGCAGAGCCTGCTGTAGTGCGGCACGCGGGTCCTCTCTCATGGTGGGGCACATGATCTGTTGCGGTGCGCTACCGCCTGATCAGGTTGCCGGGGTGATGTTGAAGTTGTCGCGGAAGACGTTGCCGGGGTCGTAGCGGCGTTTGAGCACGCGCAGCCGCCGCAGGGTCTCACCCGGGTAGGCGTCGTGGAGGCGCTCGGGCCGCAGGTCGGTCTCGAAGTTGGTGTAGATCCCGGAGAAGTGCGGCCGCAGCTCATCCCAGAGGCGGTCGAGCCGGGCGCGGCTGGAGCCGAAGGCCACCAGCTGGAAGTTCGCCGACCGGCCCGCGTACGCGGTCGCGTCCGGTGGGACGTCGGAGGCCGCCCCGCCCACCGCGCGGATCTGGAAGAAGTACACCTCACCGCTGCCGATCAGGCGGGCGGCGGCGTCCGCCAGCTCGGGCGTGAGGTGGTCGGCGAGGGCGGAGCGGGTCACCGGCTCGCCCTGGCCGGCGTGCGTGCCGGGCGGCACGTTCATGATCGCCGCGTATGGCAGGATCTGGATGCTGTAGTCGAGCAGCGGGGCCACGGCGGCGATGGGCTGGAGCCGGCTGATCACCGTCTCGGCGTCGTCCGCGTCCACCACGGTCATGAGCTGGGCGATCACCGGCTCGCCAGGGCGGGGCCGGCCGATGATGAGCGAGCCCGTGACGTCCCGGGGCGCGGCCTCGATGGCGGCGCCCCAGCTCTGCAGGAACCCCGCCGTGTCGGAGGCGTCCATCGCGAACTGCGCGAAGCCGACGTCTCCGACCTCGTCCACCTCGAACTCGAAGGCGGTGACGACGCCGAAGTTCGCCCCCGCCCCGCGCACGCCCCAGAACAGCTCGGAGTGCTCGGTGTCGTCGGCCCTGACCATGGTGCCGTCGGCCAGCACCATCTCCACGGCACGCAGGTGGTCGAGAGTGAGTCCGTGCTCGCGTACCAGCCAGCCGATGCCGCCGCCGGTGGTGAGCCCGCCGACGCCGACGCCGCCATAGTCGCCCGAGCTGAGCGCCCACCCGTACGGGGCCAGCGCCGCTGCCACGTCGCTCCAGCGGGCGCCGGGGCCGACCCGGATGCGGCGGGTCGGCTCGTCGAGGATCTCGATGGCGTTCAGGCGGGAGACGTCGATGACGATGCCGCCGTGGTTGGTGGAGCGGCCGCTGATGCCGTGCCCGCCGCTGCGGACGGCCAGCTTCACCGGTTGGGTGCGGGCGAAGGCCAGCGCGTCGGCGATCTCGCCCGGTGTGCCCGGCCGCAGGACCAGGCCGGGAGATCCGCCCCGCAGGTAGGTCGAGCGTACGCGGGCGTACCCGGCGTCACCGGGCTCGACCCGCGCCAGGTGTGCGGGGACGGCGTCGTAGTCGATGTCCCGATGACGCAGCCGGCGAACGCGCAGGCTGGGGATGGTGGCCTCGGCCAGGCCGCGTGCGGCGCGGTCGGCGGCGACCGCCTCCCTCACTGTGGGCGCTGTCTGCTCGGCGAAACGGCGCAGGTCGTCGACGCCCGCGCCGGCGAGCAGGAACGTGCTGATGCCGTGCTCGATGGCCAGGGCCGCCAGTTCGCCGGCCCCAGGCCGCCCGGAGACCGGGATGACGGCCAGCCGGCGGATCTCCCGCGGGTCCCGTCCCGCGCGCACCGCCGCCTCGTCGATGGTCTTCTGCCGGACGGGCAGCTCCGCCAGGTCGCCGAGAACGCTCAGCCAGCCGTCGGCCTGGGTGCCGGCCAGCTCCAGTAGCTCGGGCTGCGTGCCGCCGAGCCACACCGGGACGGTGTGGGCAGGCGCCGGCCCCCGCTCGGCGCCGTCGAGGCGGTAGTGCTCGCCCTCCAGGCGCAAAGGCGCCTGCTCATCGATCGCCCAGATGCCGCGCACGACCTCGATCGCCTCGTCCAGCGCGGCGGCGGCCTGCGCGGGAGGCAGCCGCACGGAGCCCGCCGCCTGATGCGCCCGGCTCGACGCGGCCAGCGCCAGGCCGAGCCGGCCGGAGGCCAGCAGGTCCAGGCTGGCGGCCGAGCGGCCCAGCACCGCGGGGTGCCACGATCCGGCGTCGAGCACGCCGGTGATGCCGATCGTGCGGGTGCGGGCCGCGACCCAGCTCATCAGCGTCCACACATCGAGCACGGCATCGTCGTGGTCGTCGTCACCCGGGCCGCCGACGGCGACCAGGTCGAGGCCGAGCTCCTCGCTCAGCGTGGCGTGGGCGACGGCCTCCTGCGGCGAGGAGGCGTCGATCAAGGCGCCGAACCGCAGCGGCTGGCCGTAGTCCACGTCAGACCCCTGTCTTCGCCTGGCGGGCGGCGGCGACCAGCTCGCGGGTGGCCGGCGCGACCTGCCGGCCGAAGATCTCCAGGGTCGCCGGGTCGTCACCCATGATGATGTAGCCGGAGAAGCCGTACTGCCGGGTCAGCGCGGCGAGTGGCTCGGCCCACTGCTCGGGCGGGCCCGACAGCAGCCGATCGCTGGGCGGGCCGAAGGTCCCGCCGATGTTGAGCAGCCGGCGGATGGCGGAGGGATCGCGGCCGGCCTCGACGGCGGCCGCGTCGATGGTCGCGTTCGCCTCGGCGAGCTGGTCCAGGCTCTGGACGTACGGCAGCGACGGCAGCCAGCCGTCGGCCTTGCGGCCGATCAGCCGCAACATCCGGGGCTTGTAGGCGCCCAGCCAGATCCCGATGTCGTGCGCCGGGGCGGGGCCGCGCTTGGCGCCTTCGACCTGGTAATACGTGCCGTCCACGCGCAGACGGGTCTTGTTGTCCGCGTCCCAGACGCCGCGGATGATGTCGATGGCCTCATCGAGCGCGTCCACGGCCTGGCCGGGGCTCAGCCGGCGGCCGCCCATGGCCTCGATGGCGTCCCAGAACCCCCCGGCGCCCAGCCCGAGCTCGAAGCGTCCGCCACTGAGCAGGTCCAGGCTGGCCGCCGCGCGGGCGAGCACGGCGGGTGGCCGCAGCGGAAGGTTGATCACATTGCCCGTGACGCGGATCCGCTCCGTGCGGGCCGCGACGTAGCTCAGCAGCGTCCAGGTGTCCAAGAAGCCCGGCTGGTAGGGGTGGTCCTGGAAGGTGGCCAGGTCCAGCCCGGCCTCCTCAGAGGCCTGCGCCAGGTCCAGCACCTGCTCGGGCGCGGCGTTGGCAGGGGTGATGAACGACCCGAACAGCAGGTCGTGGCCGTAGTCAGCCATGAGTTCCCCGTTCATCGATCTGTTACAGATGTGTGGCTGCACAAACTGTATGTAGAGAATATGTGTTGCCAAACCACAGATCTCGCTCGGCTATTCCAGGCCTTGGCAACGCGACCGCGGCCCCCGGCGCAGAAGCGCCCGAGGCCGCGATGACGCCATGCTGTTACACGCCGGGGGCGGCGGAACCGGTGCCGAGCACCTCTTCGACCACGACACAGGGATCGGTGTCCGCCTCGATGTCACGCACGCCGCAGGCCGCCCGCCGCAGCAGCTTGCGGAACACCTCACGCTCGTCGGCGTCCAGCGCCTCGAGAACGCGGTCTTCGACCGCCCGCACCCGCTGCTCGAGATCGCGCAGCGTGGCGGTCCCCTTGTCGGTGGCGACGATCTTGCGCTGCCGCCGGTCGGCCGGGTTGAGCCGGCGCTCCACCAGGCCCGCCTCGACCAGGTCGTCGATGAGGTAGGTCAGCACGGTCCTGTCGATGCCCAGATGCGCCGCCAGCGCCAGCTGACTGGGCTGATCACCGTGGACCACGGTGGACAGTGTCTGATAGCCGCGCGGCCCGTGCGGCAGGTCACCCAGCACCGACTCCAGCGAGCCGTGGAGCGCCCGCAACAGCACTCCAAGGGACCAGCCGAAATCTCCCTCGGCGTGCTCGGCCGCCGGTGAGGACGTCCCTTTGGTGCTCATGAATTCGACTATACGGCCGGCGTGCTGCCGCGCTGTCCTGCAGGAGGCGGGGCCCGACCTGGCCCGCTCGGTCGGCGGGCCAGACCCGGACGTCAGCTCTGGCAGTGGATCGGATAGGCGGCCTCCATGGACGGCTTGTTGTGGTTCAGCACCTCAAACCGGACGACGCCGTCGGTCTTCGGGTTCCGGTGCCAGTGGAAGGCCTGCGCCTGCAGGAACCCGCCATCGCCGATCTTGCGCGTGAAGGTGTCCTGCGGCTTGCCATCGACGACCCACCGGTAGGAGATCTCCGTTCCCGGGGCGGCGAGGAGCGTGGCGTGGGCGGTCGGGTACGGCGCCTCCGCGCAGTCGCCGTAGTAGGCCATCGGGGTGAAGCTGGCGAACCGTACCGTGCCGGGCTCGGGAGTCTGCGTCCAGCACGTGCGGCGGTAGGGGGCTTCCTTGGCCGCCTTGTTCTGATTGAGCAGCTCGATGCGGATGGTGCCGCTCTTGGTCTGCTTCGTCCAGTCGTACCAGAAGTCGCCGATCGACTGGGGGCGCCCGGCATGGAGCTTCTCGGTCCTGGTCACGCCGGGCTTGCCGTCGACCACGACACGGTAGCTGATCTCGGTGTCCCGGTCGGACACGACCTTCGCGCTGGTGGTGAGCGCGTAGTAGGAGGTGCAGTCACCCTGGTAGAGCGGGGTCAGCACGTCGTGGATGACCACGTTGGCGGTGTCGGGCTCCTTGCACGTGACGGTGAACTGCCGCTCGGCGGGCTCGCCGCCCTCGGCCCCGAGGGCCGCGCTGTGGCGGCCACCGACGCTGATCTGCCAGATGGCGGAGGTGTACTGGGACCTGGGCTGGTCGCTGGCCGGGAAGTCCACGGTGTGCTCCCGCCACTTCACGCCATCCATCAGCCACCAGTAGGTGACTTTCTGCGCCGCTCCAGCCGGGAGGTTGACGGTGCCCGTGACCTCGTAGTTGATGGGCTCCGCGCAGCTTCCCTCGTAGTCCCCGGGCCAGAAGGTGAGGATCTGCGCCGTCGGCTTCTGACCGGGCCGGCCTGTGGGCGTCGAGGTCGGCGTACCGGTGGCGGTGGGGGTGCCGGTTGGCGTGGGAGTGCCGGTCGGGGTGCCGGTCGGGGTGGGAGTGCCGGTCGGGGTGCCGGTCGGGGTGGGAGTGCCGGTGGGAGTCGGGGTCGGACCGGGCTTGCAGGTCACGTGGTACGCCGCCCGCCCGGAGTCGTGGCCGCCGGCGTTGAGGATGTGGATGGCCTTCCAGCCGCTCATGGAGTTCCCCACGCTGAGCGGCAGGGTGACCTGGCGCAGGTGCGGGCCGCCGGCGGCGAAGTAGAGCGACGCCGGCCGTCCCTCGCCGGTGGCGCTGTCGATCCACTGGTAGTCGACCTTGGCCGGGGTCCGCGACACCTGGATGGTGGCGGTGAACGTCACCGTCGTCGGGCAGGCGCCGTTGTAGGTCGCCGGGCGGACGTCGACGTCCGCGGCGGACTCCAAAGGCTTGCCCGCGTCGGCGGGCAGCGGGTGAGAGGAGTCCCACACCGTGGCGGGTCCCTCACAGGCGATCCTGAACCGGGCCTTGCTCGACAACCCACGCTTACCGACGATCTCCACCGCCTGCCACCCGGACGTCGTGCGATCGAACGTCTGCCGATCGCGTACCACGACCTTGCGTGCGCCGTTGACGCGGAAGCTCTTGATCGCGCCCTTGCTGCCGTCACCGCGCACCCACCGGTAGCGCACGGTGCCCTTGCCCTTGGCCGCCACCACGGCGGAGAAGCCGACCGTGGTGGGGCACCCGCCGGAACGTTGGGCGGGGCTTGCCTTGACCTGCGCCACCGCCGTCTTGATCGCCGGCGCGGCGAGCGCGGGAGGAGCGGCCAGCAGGCTGCTGAGCACCGCGGCGCCCAGCAGCAACGCTGTCCTCTTCATGGGGGTCCCTTTCTCTGCTCTGAAAGCCACATGATCGCGAGCAGACCTTGGAAGCCACTGCAATCCCACTGGTAACAGTTGACAGAGCATTGACAATCTTGTT includes:
- a CDS encoding carbohydrate ABC transporter permease, producing MSATHVQSKGFLRKKTPGDVVFMLVFGLLCVAILFAVVYPVYFVMIASVSNPSLISTGEVWLWPKEVNFFGYQQIFDDDRIWTGYGNTLLYSVVGTALNLVVTLPAAYALSRPEFRPRRVLMLFFVFTLFFNGGLIPTYLLYRDLGLLDNWLVFILPPAVNVYNLIITRAFFEHSLPKELFEAAMIDGVSYLQYFAKVALPLSKAIISVIGLYYLVQHWNDFFTGLVFVRDNSLQPLQIVLRDILLSNQAFAGGAGTGGGSGVGYDQQYADQIKYGVIVVSSLPVLVLYPFLQRYFEKGVLIGSVKG
- a CDS encoding YesL family protein, giving the protein MKRVLTWHTRAGEVGLLLLKLHLLWVVWSLAGGIVLGVFPATAAVYGVIRRELLGSARPGEFRRLWRQEFRTANVVGYVFTAAWAVLLVDRRLLETADLGVVEPLLGAALWLITLFVSGMSVNVWILAAHFAEGPLALVRRSAILVLARPVQAMVTLLAVGVILCVYYVVPGLVPVFGVALPAFVSFAYVWGTAVLPTAPAS
- a CDS encoding glycoside hydrolase family 127 protein; its protein translation is MTMTSAAAMRTREPLPLTAVTIDDRFWTPRRELIRTRTLRQQEGQMRRPGQQFDALTLTWRPGDPHEPHIFWESDVAKWIEAASHCLATTDDPELDQAVDEAIELLAGAQQDDGYLNVYFTVVKPGQRFTDLRDAHELYCAGHLIEAGVAHFEATGKTRLLDIVRRYADLIDTVFSPDGPCAGGYDGHQEIELALVKLYRVTGERRYLDLSRRLIEWRGQQPYYFELELQRRGTPGYFGTTLPRRPEQTRRFGEYNQSHQPVADQAEVVGHSVRAMYMYSAMTDLADEYGDDRLLQAVRRLWTNLTTKKLYITGGMGSDPSIEGFGPAYDLPDAHGYAETCASIGLVQWAQRMSNLTGHGHYIDTLERALYNGVLSGASADGTRYFYGNPLASGGTVARQEWFDCACCPPNLARLISELGRYVYVQGPDEAVVNLYVAGTGRFTLSGGEVTLRQDTSYPQDGRLTVTVAPADDEAEFTLAIRIPGWSRQPTVTVNGEPVHQPILRDGYLTLSRRWRAGDLVEIDLGMEVRRTWAHPAVASAAGKVALERGPVVFCLEGVDHDHAVHTLALARDVPIRAVPDERTGVVTLHADATADATAGDQLYGSHSPGQRSAALTAVPYFSWANRGLSDMTVWIRDGGGASAAPAQTARKPGENHSV
- a CDS encoding TIGR02452 family protein, which translates into the protein MSGRLRQVAADNERIVAEGSYSAADGTAVEVGAVLRAAVAGTVSHPPDGPLDRPAAGAYRTVFEVTGESSLQAARRLHREGAAGIAVLNFASARNPGGGYLGGAKAQEEDLCRHALLYPCLLQAPDYYAAHRASPDLLYSHRVIWSPGVPVHRDEGGRLLAEPFLVSFLTCPAPNAGQVLRRDPGAGEQIRQALHERAGRVLAVAAHHGARALVLGAWGCGVFRNDPREVAGAFHTHLAGGGAFAAVFERVVFAVWDRMPDSANRAAFAERFPTSRT
- the selD gene encoding selenide, water dikinase SelD, translating into MNAIRLTQYGTGGGCSCKIPPGELEDLVAGLTPPPSATAGRILLGIDQGDDAAVLQMEGEGRAIVATTDFFTPVVDDPYDFGRIAATNALSDVYAVGGEPVIALNLLGWPRGVLPLELAREVLRGGSAMAQVAGCHLAGGHSIDDPHPKYGLAVTGLADPGRLLRVDAGEPGLPLTLTKPLGLGVLNTRHKATGEVFPEAVATMTTLNRDASRLALATGIRCATDVTGFGLLGHLYKLARASGVTAVVHSAAVPYLDGAREAIRDGYVSGGSRRNLDWVSPHGDFGDLPEDELLLLADAQTSGGLLVAGEIPGFPVIGELVPRGEHLLIVK
- a CDS encoding VOC family protein — its product is MPHYSRLCKIVIDVNEADHAKEVGFWQAATGQTLTQFAGFPEYHGADLGSGEFGLLVQRLEEGPGRVHLDIHTDDVEAEVARLERLGAKRVQFVHDRWWVMQDPAGLPFCVIPDPPGTLNDDNARRWDDAE
- a CDS encoding LLM class flavin-dependent oxidoreductase produces the protein MDYGQPLRFGALIDASSPQEAVAHATLSEELGLDLVAVGGPGDDDHDDAVLDVWTLMSWVAARTRTIGITGVLDAGSWHPAVLGRSAASLDLLASGRLGLALAASSRAHQAAGSVRLPPAQAAAALDEAIEVVRGIWAIDEQAPLRLEGEHYRLDGAERGPAPAHTVPVWLGGTQPELLELAGTQADGWLSVLGDLAELPVRQKTIDEAAVRAGRDPREIRRLAVIPVSGRPGAGELAALAIEHGISTFLLAGAGVDDLRRFAEQTAPTVREAVAADRAARGLAEATIPSLRVRRLRHRDIDYDAVPAHLARVEPGDAGYARVRSTYLRGGSPGLVLRPGTPGEIADALAFARTQPVKLAVRSGGHGISGRSTNHGGIVIDVSRLNAIEILDEPTRRIRVGPGARWSDVAAALAPYGWALSSGDYGGVGVGGLTTGGGIGWLVREHGLTLDHLRAVEMVLADGTMVRADDTEHSELFWGVRGAGANFGVVTAFEFEVDEVGDVGFAQFAMDASDTAGFLQSWGAAIEAAPRDVTGSLIIGRPRPGEPVIAQLMTVVDADDAETVISRLQPIAAVAPLLDYSIQILPYAAIMNVPPGTHAGQGEPVTRSALADHLTPELADAAARLIGSGEVYFFQIRAVGGAASDVPPDATAYAGRSANFQLVAFGSSRARLDRLWDELRPHFSGIYTNFETDLRPERLHDAYPGETLRRLRVLKRRYDPGNVFRDNFNITPAT
- a CDS encoding MarR family winged helix-turn-helix transcriptional regulator, whose amino-acid sequence is MSTKGTSSPAAEHAEGDFGWSLGVLLRALHGSLESVLGDLPHGPRGYQTLSTVVHGDQPSQLALAAHLGIDRTVLTYLIDDLVEAGLVERRLNPADRRQRKIVATDKGTATLRDLEQRVRAVEDRVLEALDADEREVFRKLLRRAACGVRDIEADTDPCVVVEEVLGTGSAAPGV